From Vicinamibacterales bacterium, a single genomic window includes:
- the purB gene encoding adenylosuccinate lyase, which translates to MIARYTGVAMGRIWSEQRRFETWLQVEIAAAEAMADAGIIPAAAARAIRERGAFDVARIEEIEAKTRHDVIAFTTAVAEHVGEEARWLHFGLTSSDVIDTAQALQMREACDLVLEGMATLSDAVRARAEEHRRTPMIGRTHGVHAEPMTFGLKLALWYAELQRDVERVRRARAGISVGKISGAVGTFAHLDPAIEVSVCAKLGLDPAPVSSQIIQRDRHAELLSSLAITAASLEKFALEIRGLQKTEIGEVEEPFETGQKGSSAMPHKRNPIGCEQVVGLARLLRGNAMAAMENIALWHERDISHSSVERVILPDSFIALDHVLRRFAKIVRNMVVHPERMRENLERSRGVVFSGTVLLELARRGVAREQAYEWVQRNAMRSFEEQRAFKPLLLEDVEVGRVLSAADIERAFDLDVHLRHVDRILDRVFQTITT; encoded by the coding sequence GCCGATGCCGGCATCATCCCGGCGGCGGCGGCGCGCGCGATCCGTGAGCGGGGAGCCTTCGACGTGGCGCGCATCGAGGAAATCGAAGCGAAGACGCGCCACGACGTCATCGCCTTCACGACGGCGGTGGCCGAGCACGTGGGCGAGGAGGCGCGCTGGCTCCATTTCGGCCTGACCTCGTCGGACGTCATCGACACCGCGCAGGCGCTCCAGATGCGCGAAGCGTGCGACCTGGTGCTCGAAGGGATGGCAACACTGAGCGACGCCGTCCGGGCGCGCGCGGAGGAGCACCGCCGAACGCCGATGATCGGCCGCACCCACGGCGTCCACGCCGAGCCGATGACCTTCGGCTTGAAACTGGCCCTGTGGTACGCGGAGCTGCAGCGGGACGTCGAGCGCGTGCGTCGGGCGCGGGCCGGCATCAGCGTCGGCAAGATCTCCGGCGCGGTCGGCACGTTCGCGCACCTCGACCCGGCGATCGAGGTTTCGGTGTGTGCGAAGCTCGGGCTCGACCCGGCGCCCGTCTCCTCTCAGATCATCCAGCGCGACCGTCACGCGGAACTCCTGTCGTCGCTGGCCATCACCGCGGCGTCGCTGGAGAAGTTCGCCCTCGAGATCCGCGGCCTGCAGAAGACCGAGATCGGCGAGGTCGAAGAGCCGTTCGAGACCGGGCAGAAGGGTTCGTCCGCCATGCCGCACAAGCGAAACCCGATCGGGTGCGAGCAGGTGGTCGGCCTGGCGCGGCTGCTTCGCGGCAATGCGATGGCGGCGATGGAGAACATCGCGCTCTGGCACGAGCGGGACATCTCGCACTCGTCGGTCGAACGCGTAATCCTGCCCGACAGCTTCATCGCGCTCGACCACGTGCTCCGCCGCTTCGCGAAAATCGTGCGCAACATGGTGGTCCACCCGGAGCGGATGCGCGAGAATCTGGAGCGGTCGCGCGGTGTCGTCTTCTCCGGAACGGTCCTGCTGGAACTCGCACGCCGGGGTGTGGCGCGGGAGCAGGCCTACGAGTGGGTGCAGCGGAACGCGATGCGCTCGTTCGAGGAACAACGGGCCTTCAAGCCGCTCCTGCTCGAGGATGTCGAGGTTGGCCGCGTCCTGTCGGCTGCGGACATCGAGCGTGCGTTCGATCTCGATGTCCACCTGCGGCACGTCGATCGCATCCTCGATCGGGTGTTTCAGACCATCACCACCTGA
- a CDS encoding Dabb family protein, which yields MVVRIILFALRPDLSDYDSRILLATINGTVKSVPGILSFNVGRRLETDGTYRLGGTLEAAPGPDYDYAAVFQFEDKKALQNYLHHPAQHELKTRFVAAVTAATTADFEM from the coding sequence ATGGTCGTGCGCATCATTCTCTTTGCGTTGCGTCCGGATCTCTCCGACTACGACAGTCGAATCCTCCTGGCGACGATCAACGGGACGGTGAAGAGCGTGCCAGGGATCCTCAGCTTCAATGTCGGCAGGCGACTGGAGACCGACGGCACCTACCGCCTGGGAGGCACCCTCGAGGCAGCCCCAGGGCCCGACTACGATTACGCGGCGGTCTTCCAGTTCGAGGACAAGAAGGCGTTGCAGAACTACCTGCACCACCCGGCGCAACACGAGTTGAAGACGCGCTTTGTCGCCGCCGTCACGGCAGCGACGACGGCGGATTTCGAGATGTGA
- the purF gene encoding amidophosphoribosyltransferase, translating to MMFDKLHEECGVFGICGHPEASKMAYLGLYALQHRGQESAGIAASDGQRMIAYRAMGHVADVFTEGELARLAGSLAVGHVRYSTAGASKLVNAQPILIDCQHGQIALCHNGNLVNASELRDDLVRDGAIFQTSSDSEVVLHLYARSRAGSVEEAIIEALAQIRGAFSLVLATKDCLIAVRDPHGFRPLAMGRLGDATVIASETCAMDLISATWERDVEPGEIVIVSSAGVRSIKPFPPAPRCHCIFEHVYFARPDSYVFGESVNSVRTEFGRLLAREAPVPADVVVPVPDSGVCAATGYAEEAGLPLRMGLIRNHYVGRTFIEPQQSIRHFGVKVKLNPVRSILDGQRVVLVDDSIVRGTTSRKIVRMIKAAGAREVHVRISCPPTISPCFYGVDTPRRSELIAATHTLEEIRKYLEADSLQYLSLEGLLSAVNSHRTSYCTSCYTGHYPLPFPKDQASQVQLPLRLVERP from the coding sequence ATGATGTTCGACAAGCTCCACGAAGAATGCGGCGTGTTCGGGATCTGCGGCCATCCGGAAGCGTCGAAGATGGCCTACCTGGGCCTCTACGCCCTCCAGCACCGCGGCCAGGAGAGCGCCGGCATCGCGGCGTCGGATGGCCAGCGGATGATCGCGTACCGCGCGATGGGCCACGTGGCCGACGTGTTCACCGAGGGCGAGTTGGCCCGCCTGGCGGGCAGCCTGGCGGTGGGCCACGTGCGGTACTCGACCGCCGGGGCCAGCAAGCTCGTCAACGCCCAGCCGATCCTGATCGACTGCCAGCACGGCCAGATCGCGCTCTGCCACAACGGGAACCTCGTCAACGCGAGCGAACTGCGCGACGACCTGGTGCGCGACGGCGCGATCTTCCAGACGAGCAGCGATTCCGAGGTGGTGCTGCACCTGTACGCCCGGTCGAGGGCCGGTTCGGTCGAGGAGGCGATCATCGAAGCGCTGGCGCAGATCCGGGGCGCGTTCTCGCTCGTCCTCGCGACCAAGGACTGCCTCATCGCGGTCCGCGACCCGCACGGGTTCCGACCGCTGGCGATGGGCCGCCTCGGCGATGCCACGGTCATCGCCTCCGAGACGTGCGCGATGGATCTCATCAGCGCGACCTGGGAGCGGGACGTCGAGCCCGGCGAGATCGTCATCGTGTCGTCCGCCGGTGTCCGGTCGATCAAGCCGTTTCCGCCGGCGCCCCGCTGCCACTGCATCTTCGAGCACGTCTACTTTGCCCGTCCCGACAGCTACGTGTTCGGTGAGAGCGTCAATTCCGTCCGCACGGAGTTCGGCCGATTGCTCGCGCGCGAGGCCCCCGTGCCTGCGGACGTCGTGGTCCCTGTGCCGGATTCCGGCGTATGCGCGGCCACGGGCTACGCGGAGGAGGCGGGCTTGCCGCTGCGGATGGGGCTCATCAGGAACCACTACGTGGGCCGCACGTTCATCGAGCCGCAGCAGTCGATCCGCCACTTCGGCGTGAAGGTGAAGCTGAATCCGGTTCGCAGCATCCTCGACGGGCAGCGCGTCGTGCTCGTCGACGACTCGATCGTGCGCGGGACGACGTCGCGGAAGATCGTCCGGATGATCAAGGCGGCAGGCGCCCGGGAAGTGCACGTGCGCATCAGTTGCCCGCCCACGATCTCCCCGTGCTTCTACGGGGTGGACACTCCGCGGCGTTCCGAGTTGATTGCGGCCACGCACACGCTCGAAGAGATCCGGAAATACCTCGAGGCCGATTCGCTCCAGTACCTCAGCCTCGAAGGGCTGCTCTCGGCCGTCAACTCGCACCGGACCAGCTACTGCACGTCGTGTTACACGGGGCACTACCCGCTCCCGTTCCCGAAGGACCAGGCATCGCAGGTGCAGTTGCCGCTTCGCCTCGTGGAGCGCCCGTAG